The proteins below are encoded in one region of Winogradskyella helgolandensis:
- a CDS encoding putative type IX sorting system protein PorV2, translating into MQHYVFSLVLTLATLTVSAQTTRKYSNEFMNIGVDAAALGMSNAVVSQTDDVNSGYWNPAGLVHLEDTQLALMHSSYFANIANYNYIAYAMPLDNKSAVGLSLIRFGVDDILDTTQLIDDQGNINYDRISTFSTADYGLTFSYARKLPLDGLNFGVNAKIIRRIIGDFASAWGFGLDAGIQFESKNNWKFGIMARDITTTYNAWSIDEEKFEQISGAVEGENQELPETTEITIPKLQIGMSKEWIFNYDYSLLAAANLNVRFAENNDIISTSFASINPALGFEFGYTDLVFLRAGVGNFQNELQIDDSEQITFQPNFGVGFKYRGIQIDYAFTDIGDQSAALYSNVFSLKIDFSVFR; encoded by the coding sequence ATGCAACATTATGTGTTTAGTTTGGTATTGACACTTGCTACCCTTACAGTTTCTGCGCAAACGACGCGAAAATATTCTAATGAATTCATGAATATTGGTGTTGATGCTGCTGCTTTAGGTATGAGTAATGCCGTTGTATCCCAAACTGATGATGTGAATTCTGGCTATTGGAATCCAGCAGGATTGGTACACCTTGAAGATACTCAGTTGGCATTAATGCACTCTAGTTATTTTGCTAACATAGCCAATTACAACTATATCGCTTATGCCATGCCTTTAGATAATAAAAGTGCTGTAGGCTTATCTCTCATTAGATTTGGAGTTGATGACATTTTAGATACGACACAGTTAATAGATGATCAAGGCAATATTAATTACGACAGAATAAGTACTTTTTCTACTGCAGATTATGGTCTCACGTTTTCATATGCTAGAAAATTACCTTTAGATGGATTAAATTTTGGGGTGAATGCTAAAATTATCCGAAGAATTATAGGTGATTTTGCATCGGCTTGGGGTTTTGGTTTAGATGCAGGAATTCAATTTGAAAGCAAAAACAATTGGAAATTTGGTATCATGGCTAGAGATATTACAACCACGTATAACGCTTGGTCTATTGATGAAGAAAAATTTGAACAAATTAGCGGAGCCGTTGAAGGTGAAAACCAAGAGTTACCAGAAACAACTGAAATTACAATTCCTAAATTACAAATAGGGATGTCTAAAGAGTGGATATTTAATTATGATTACTCCTTATTGGCTGCTGCAAATCTGAATGTGCGTTTTGCCGAAAATAATGATATTATATCCACATCATTTGCGAGTATCAATCCGGCCTTAGGGTTTGAGTTTGGTTATACCGATTTAGTGTTTTTGAGAGCAGGAGTTGGTAATTTTCAAAATGAACTTCAAATTGATGATTCCGAACAAATAACATTCCAACCTAACTTCGGAGTGGGCTTTAAATATAGAGGTATTCAAATAGATTATGCGTTTACCGATATTGGAGACCAGAGTGCGGCATTATATTCTAATGTGTTTTCTTTAAAAATAGACTTTAGCGTCTTTAGATAG
- a CDS encoding CDP-alcohol phosphatidyltransferase family protein — protein sequence MSFKRHIPNIVTLLNLFSGCIAVIFAVNGNFIAAAIFVFLGVFFDFFDGLLARKLNVQSPLGIQLDSLADLVTSGVVPGIIMFQLISEATNSPKLGVNSDSWNSVFHWEEFQLPVLPLIGLFITLASAYRLAKFNLDEDQQTYFKGLPVPANTLVILSLPLILEYQNNDLINSVIYNKWFLISLTLLSCYLLNSNIKLFALKFKNWGFKDNAVRYIFLILSVVLLIVLHFAAIPLVIGLYIVLSLVTQSKI from the coding sequence ATGAGTTTTAAAAGACACATCCCTAATATTGTTACACTTCTCAACTTATTCTCTGGTTGTATTGCTGTAATTTTTGCTGTAAATGGTAATTTTATTGCGGCTGCTATTTTTGTGTTTTTAGGGGTGTTTTTTGATTTTTTTGATGGCCTTTTAGCCCGAAAACTCAATGTGCAAAGCCCTTTAGGTATTCAGTTAGATTCCTTAGCCGATTTGGTAACAAGTGGTGTAGTACCAGGAATTATAATGTTTCAATTGATTTCTGAAGCCACAAATTCTCCAAAATTAGGTGTGAATTCTGATAGCTGGAATTCCGTTTTTCATTGGGAAGAGTTTCAATTACCTGTACTACCTTTGATTGGTTTATTTATCACATTGGCATCAGCTTATCGCTTGGCTAAATTTAATTTAGATGAAGATCAGCAAACCTATTTTAAAGGTTTACCTGTACCTGCAAATACATTGGTGATATTATCATTACCACTTATTTTAGAGTATCAGAATAACGACCTTATAAATTCCGTAATTTATAATAAATGGTTTTTAATTAGTTTAACACTATTGAGTTGTTATCTTTTAAACTCTAACATCAAATTATTTGCTTTAAAATTTAAAAATTGGGGATTTAAGGATAATGCCGTACGTTATATATTTTTAATACTGAGTGTAGTCCTTTTGATTGTGTTACATTTTGCAGCAATTCCGCTAGTGATTGGTTTATATATTGTACTTTCTTTAGTGACGCAATCTAAAATTTAA
- a CDS encoding DUF808 domain-containing protein codes for MASGFFALLDDIAAIMDDVAAMTKITTKKTAGILGDDLAVNAEKASGFVSSREIPVLWAITKGSMLNKLIILPLAFLLSAFVPWAIIVILILGGLYLAYEGAEKIYEFIVPHPKEETAELKKDYTEEELLDLEKAKIKSAVVTDFILSVEIVIIALGSVVNEPIVTQIIVVSIVALIATVGVYGIVALIVRMDDLGLRFISKSNGKSGFLFGLGTVLVKALPIIIRSLSVIGTIALLLVAGGIFVHNIEFMHHFLEQIPSILRDFIVGLVAGAVCLLLVNGVKLLLPKKGVRH; via the coding sequence ATGGCTTCAGGATTTTTTGCATTACTCGATGATATAGCAGCTATAATGGATGACGTTGCTGCAATGACCAAAATCACGACTAAGAAAACAGCAGGTATTTTAGGTGATGATTTGGCAGTGAATGCTGAAAAAGCTTCAGGATTTGTGTCTTCTCGTGAAATCCCAGTATTATGGGCTATCACTAAAGGCTCTATGCTAAATAAGCTTATTATATTGCCATTGGCATTTTTATTAAGTGCTTTTGTCCCATGGGCTATAATAGTGATATTAATTCTTGGTGGTTTGTACTTAGCCTACGAAGGGGCTGAAAAAATCTATGAGTTTATTGTGCCGCATCCAAAAGAAGAGACTGCTGAACTTAAAAAAGATTATACTGAAGAAGAACTTTTAGATTTAGAAAAAGCAAAAATTAAATCGGCTGTAGTTACGGATTTCATACTTTCTGTTGAAATTGTTATCATAGCTTTAGGTTCGGTGGTTAATGAGCCTATAGTTACTCAAATTATTGTGGTTTCGATTGTGGCGTTGATTGCGACTGTCGGTGTTTATGGCATCGTCGCTTTAATCGTTAGAATGGATGATTTGGGTTTGAGATTTATAAGTAAAAGCAATGGTAAAAGCGGATTTTTATTTGGATTAGGGACCGTTTTAGTCAAAGCTTTACCAATAATTATTAGAAGTTTATCTGTTATTGGTACGATTGCTTTACTATTAGTGGCTGGTGGTATTTTTGTTCATAATATAGAATTTATGCATCATTTTTTAGAGCAGATTCCATCAATTTTACGTGATTTTATTGTTGGACTTGTAGCTGGTGCTGTTTGTCTACTTTTGGTAAATGGTGTGAAGTTATTGCTTCCTAAGAAAGGTGTGAGGCATTAG
- a CDS encoding carboxypeptidase-like regulatory domain-containing protein has product MNFKYIVLSLCFLLKLSPIIGQNETIVTVSDQLTAQPIAYVNISFGDKDGIYTDKNGQFDLSLIASDRMQLSVLGFETKTIFVDSIKQQLIGLDPIETMLEEVLLSDKKRKFKTEKTKSINDKDFLNSYRNPIGSEIACLIENNFSGMDVQIKSVTIPSYNKTMDFSGKKKQVLKRHPFATLYSIGFYTNENGLPGNEITTESITILFDEKTDQLKIDLEQHQIYLPKNGLYIALLNLGPADVEGNLIPTSPFYEKETKEGLYKFPKHIKPYFPVNYSESKNNTYSRSRFDNDKTWTLFYLNEHKKDRINNITLGTELKVFED; this is encoded by the coding sequence ATGAATTTTAAATATATTGTTTTAAGCTTATGTTTTCTTCTCAAGCTTAGTCCTATTATTGGGCAAAATGAAACTATCGTTACGGTTAGTGATCAATTAACAGCACAACCTATTGCATATGTAAATATCTCTTTTGGAGATAAAGATGGCATTTATACAGATAAAAATGGACAATTTGACTTAAGTCTTATCGCGTCTGATAGAATGCAACTCTCTGTGTTAGGCTTTGAAACAAAAACTATTTTTGTGGACTCCATAAAACAGCAACTCATAGGTTTAGATCCAATTGAAACAATGCTAGAGGAAGTTCTCTTATCTGATAAAAAACGAAAGTTTAAAACAGAAAAAACAAAATCCATTAACGATAAGGATTTCTTAAACTCGTACCGGAACCCTATCGGTAGTGAAATTGCTTGCTTAATTGAGAATAATTTTAGTGGTATGGATGTTCAGATAAAATCTGTCACCATCCCAAGCTATAATAAAACTATGGATTTTTCGGGCAAGAAAAAACAAGTTTTAAAGCGGCATCCATTTGCAACCTTGTATAGTATTGGTTTTTATACCAATGAAAATGGTTTACCTGGAAATGAAATTACGACGGAATCAATCACAATTCTATTTGATGAAAAGACGGATCAGCTAAAAATAGATTTAGAACAGCATCAAATTTACTTACCAAAAAATGGACTTTATATAGCGTTATTAAACTTAGGTCCTGCAGATGTTGAAGGCAATCTAATACCAACTTCACCATTTTATGAAAAGGAAACGAAGGAAGGTCTATATAAGTTCCCAAAGCATATTAAACCCTATTTCCCTGTAAATTATAGTGAAAGCAAAAATAACACCTATAGTCGGTCTCGCTTTGATAATGACAAAACATGGACATTGTTTTATCTCAATGAACATAAAAAAGACAGAATTAATAATATCACTTTAGGTACTGAATTAAAAGTCTTTGAAGATTAA
- the lptB gene encoding LPS export ABC transporter ATP-binding protein translates to MKLRAEHLMKSYSGRKVVKDVSLEVNQGEIVGLLGPNGAGKTTSFYMIVGIIKPNGGNIFLDDTNITKYPMYKRAQNGIGYLAQEASVFRKLSIEDNILSVLQLTKLSKKEQHHKMESLIEEFGLGHIRTNRGDLLSGGERRRTEIARALATDPNFILLDEPFAGVDPVAVEDIQRIIAKLTKKNIGILITDHNVQETLAITDRTYLMFEGTILKAGKPEELASDEMVRKVYLGQNFELRKKKLEF, encoded by the coding sequence ATGAAGTTACGAGCAGAACATTTAATGAAGTCCTACAGCGGACGAAAAGTAGTAAAAGATGTCTCTTTAGAAGTTAATCAAGGAGAGATTGTTGGTTTATTGGGTCCGAATGGAGCTGGTAAAACCACATCTTTTTACATGATTGTTGGGATTATTAAACCTAATGGTGGTAATATTTTTTTAGATGATACCAACATTACCAAATACCCAATGTACAAACGTGCTCAAAACGGAATTGGCTACTTGGCTCAAGAAGCGTCGGTATTTAGAAAACTGAGTATTGAAGATAATATTTTAAGTGTGTTACAACTTACAAAACTAAGTAAGAAAGAACAGCACCATAAAATGGAATCGCTTATTGAAGAATTTGGCTTAGGCCATATTAGAACCAATAGAGGAGACTTACTTTCTGGAGGAGAGCGACGTAGAACGGAAATTGCTAGAGCATTAGCAACCGATCCAAACTTTATATTATTAGATGAACCATTTGCAGGAGTCGATCCTGTAGCTGTTGAAGATATTCAACGTATTATTGCTAAGTTGACAAAAAAGAACATTGGTATTCTTATTACCGATCATAACGTACAAGAAACTCTTGCTATTACAGATAGAACGTATTTAATGTTTGAAGGTACCATTCTTAAAGCTGGTAAACCTGAAGAATTAGCGAGTGACGAAATGGTACGTAAAGTGTATTTGGGTCAAAATTTTGAGTTACGTAAGAAGAAGTTAGAATTCTAA
- a CDS encoding carboxymuconolactone decarboxylase family protein — protein sequence MSDIVKEFNDYRAKMNDKILADNNKIVKRIFNLDTNAFQEGALDKKTKELLGLVASTVLRCDDCVKYHLESSYKEGLTKAEISEALGIATLVGGTIVIPHLRRAHEYWDAIEEHNAQG from the coding sequence ATGTCTGACATTGTAAAAGAATTCAATGACTATCGTGCTAAAATGAATGATAAAATATTAGCCGATAATAACAAAATTGTAAAACGAATTTTTAATCTTGATACTAATGCCTTCCAAGAAGGAGCTTTAGACAAAAAGACCAAAGAACTTTTAGGTTTGGTCGCTTCTACCGTTTTACGATGCGACGATTGTGTAAAATATCACTTAGAATCATCTTATAAGGAAGGTTTGACCAAAGCAGAAATCAGTGAAGCCCTTGGTATTGCAACTTTGGTTGGTGGTACTATTGTGATTCCGCATTTACGTCGTGCACACGAATATTGGGATGCTATAGAAGAACACAACGCACAAGGTTAA
- the tatC gene encoding twin-arginine translocase subunit TatC, with the protein MAKKNIDEMSFLDHLEELRWHLVRAVVSVVIAATLAFIFKDFIVGIIMAPKHMDFPTYVALCEMSKFFGMDMSFCAKELPFVIEVRSVGGQFSAHIWTSIYAGLVIAFPYVLYQLWSFISPGLQTNERRNSRGFILIASFLFFLGVAFGYYVITPLSLNFLTNYTFAEEVSNAFDLSSYNSIVRSSSLAAGLVFELPIVIYFLTKIGLVTPQFLKKYRKYALVIVLILSAIITPPDIASQIIVAIPILILYQASIYISAIVVRNQKRKEARENKKSKVKP; encoded by the coding sequence ATGGCGAAAAAGAATATAGATGAGATGTCTTTTTTAGATCATCTCGAAGAATTAAGATGGCATTTAGTAAGAGCAGTTGTTAGTGTTGTGATTGCTGCTACTTTAGCTTTTATTTTCAAAGATTTTATTGTTGGGATTATAATGGCACCAAAGCACATGGATTTCCCAACATACGTTGCACTCTGCGAAATGTCTAAGTTTTTTGGAATGGATATGTCATTTTGCGCTAAAGAGCTTCCCTTTGTTATTGAAGTGAGATCGGTTGGAGGTCAATTTTCTGCACATATCTGGACATCCATCTATGCTGGATTAGTCATTGCATTTCCGTATGTATTATATCAATTATGGAGTTTTATAAGTCCTGGATTACAAACTAACGAACGTAGAAATTCAAGAGGATTTATATTAATCGCATCATTCCTTTTCTTTTTAGGTGTTGCTTTTGGCTATTATGTCATTACTCCTTTATCATTAAACTTTTTAACTAACTATACCTTTGCAGAAGAAGTTTCAAATGCATTTGATTTGAGTTCTTATAATTCTATTGTGAGATCATCGTCTTTAGCTGCAGGGTTAGTTTTCGAATTACCAATAGTCATTTATTTTTTAACCAAGATTGGGTTGGTAACACCTCAATTTTTGAAAAAATATAGAAAATACGCCTTAGTTATAGTTTTAATTTTATCTGCGATTATTACTCCTCCTGATATAGCGAGTCAAATCATCGTAGCTATTCCTATATTAATATTGTATCAAGCTAGTATTTATATTTCGGCTATTGTAGTAAGAAATCAAAAGCGAAAAGAAGCAAGAGAAAATAAAAAATCTAAAGTTAAGCCCTAA
- a CDS encoding KpsF/GutQ family sugar-phosphate isomerase: MNTKQSILKTATSTIKLESKAIDHLSELLTDDFANAVELIYNSKGRVIITGIGKSAIIANKIVATLNSTGTPAVFMHAADAIHGDLGLILEDDVVICISKSGNTPEIKVLVPLIKNANNKMIAITGNIESFLGQQADFILNTFVTHEACPNNLAPTTSTTAQLVMGDALAVCLLELRGFSSKDFAKYHPGGALGKRLYLRVNDLSSQNQKPHVGLETSLKEVIVEITEKMLGVTAVLDNEKIVGIITDGDLRRMLSKSDDFMNLKAKDIMSNNPRRISEDAMAVDAKEVMEEFGISQLLVEHDGKYSGVVHLHDLIKEGII; this comes from the coding sequence TTGAACACTAAGCAATCCATTCTAAAAACTGCAACCTCCACCATAAAATTAGAAAGCAAAGCCATAGACCATTTGTCTGAATTATTGACTGATGATTTTGCAAATGCCGTAGAGTTAATCTACAATTCTAAAGGTAGAGTTATTATCACAGGAATAGGCAAAAGCGCCATTATAGCTAACAAAATCGTTGCTACTTTAAATTCAACTGGTACTCCAGCTGTTTTTATGCATGCTGCAGATGCCATCCACGGAGACCTTGGATTAATTCTTGAAGACGACGTTGTAATTTGTATTTCTAAAAGTGGAAATACTCCAGAAATAAAAGTTTTAGTGCCACTTATTAAGAATGCAAATAATAAAATGATTGCGATTACAGGCAATATTGAGTCGTTTTTAGGTCAGCAAGCTGATTTTATTTTGAACACTTTTGTAACACATGAAGCTTGTCCTAATAATTTAGCACCAACAACAAGTACCACAGCACAATTAGTTATGGGAGATGCTTTGGCGGTTTGTTTATTAGAATTACGAGGATTTTCGAGCAAAGATTTCGCAAAATATCATCCTGGTGGAGCACTTGGAAAACGTCTATATTTAAGAGTGAATGATTTATCGTCTCAAAATCAGAAACCTCACGTTGGTTTAGAAACATCATTAAAAGAAGTGATTGTAGAAATTACCGAAAAAATGCTCGGTGTAACTGCTGTGCTAGATAATGAGAAAATTGTGGGTATTATTACTGATGGTGACTTAAGACGAATGTTGAGTAAAAGTGATGATTTTATGAATCTAAAAGCAAAAGACATTATGAGCAATAATCCGAGACGTATTTCGGAAGACGCGATGGCTGTTGACGCTAAGGAAGTTATGGAAGAGTTTGGCATTTCTCAATTGTTGGTAGAACATGATGGTAAATATTCTGGAGTAGTTCATCTTCACGATTTAATAAAAGAAGGCATTATATAA